The following proteins are co-located in the Mesorhizobium australicum WSM2073 genome:
- the rsmA gene encoding 16S rRNA (adenine(1518)-N(6)/adenine(1519)-N(6))-dimethyltransferase RsmA: MSIDGLPPLREVIERHGLQAKKALGQNFLLDLNLTGKIARSAGDLTNATVIEVGPGPGGLTRALLSNGARRVVAIERDERCLAALAEVSAHYPGRLEVISGDALKTDFAALAAEAAGDSGQVRIVANLPYNIGTELLVRWLTVTDWPPFYASMTLMFQREVAQRIVAAPDSDAYGRLGVLAGWRTQARIAFDVPPQAFTPPPKVTSSVVHLEPRATPLPADVKKLARVTEAAFGQRRKMLRQSVKSLGGEALLERVGIDPTRRAETLSVEEFVRLTNAV; the protein is encoded by the coding sequence ATGAGCATCGATGGGCTGCCGCCGCTGCGCGAAGTCATCGAGCGTCATGGACTGCAGGCGAAAAAGGCGCTTGGGCAGAACTTCCTGCTCGACCTCAATTTGACAGGCAAGATCGCGCGCAGCGCCGGCGACCTGACAAATGCCACGGTGATCGAGGTCGGGCCCGGGCCCGGAGGGCTGACGAGGGCGCTGCTTTCCAACGGCGCCCGCCGGGTCGTTGCCATAGAGCGCGACGAACGCTGCCTGGCAGCGCTTGCCGAAGTCTCGGCTCATTACCCCGGCCGGCTGGAGGTGATTTCGGGCGACGCGCTGAAGACCGACTTCGCCGCCCTCGCCGCAGAGGCGGCTGGAGATAGCGGGCAGGTGCGGATCGTGGCCAATCTGCCCTACAATATCGGCACGGAACTGCTGGTCAGATGGCTGACGGTCACGGACTGGCCGCCCTTCTACGCCTCCATGACATTGATGTTCCAGCGTGAGGTCGCCCAGCGCATCGTCGCAGCGCCCGACAGCGACGCCTATGGCCGGCTGGGTGTGCTCGCCGGCTGGCGCACGCAGGCCAGGATCGCCTTCGACGTGCCGCCTCAGGCCTTCACGCCACCGCCCAAGGTCACCTCTTCGGTGGTGCATCTCGAGCCCCGCGCGACACCCCTGCCCGCCGATGTGAAGAAACTCGCTCGGGTCACGGAAGCCGCCTTCGGCCAACGCCGAAAGATGCTGCGGCAAAGCGTGAAAAGCCTCGGCGGCGAGGCCTTGCTCGAACGAGTGGGGATCGACCCGACACGACGCGCCGAAACGCTTAGCGTCGAGGAGTTCGTGCGGCTGACCAATGCAGTGTAG
- the gmk gene encoding guanylate kinase codes for MVARDLGSRIRRRGLMLVLSSPSGAGKSTIARNLLESDSSLELSVSVTTRPRRGSEIEGVHYHFRTMREFERLRDSDALLEWAEVHGNCYATPREPAELALAQGRDMLFDIDWQGAQQLKEKMRADIVSIFILPPSMKELKARLKRRAEDQEAVIETRLKNARNEIEHWKEYDFVIVNDDLDRAFAEVRGIVVAERLRRDRRPGLFDFVSGLLDEKTD; via the coding sequence ATGGTTGCCAGGGATTTGGGGTCCCGCATCCGCCGCCGGGGGTTGATGCTCGTCCTGTCGTCACCATCGGGTGCCGGCAAGTCGACGATCGCGCGCAATCTTCTTGAGAGCGATTCCAGCCTCGAACTGTCGGTCTCGGTCACCACAAGGCCTCGCCGCGGCTCGGAAATCGAGGGCGTTCACTACCATTTCCGCACGATGCGCGAATTCGAGCGGCTGCGTGATTCCGACGCGCTGCTCGAATGGGCCGAGGTGCATGGCAATTGCTATGCGACGCCGCGTGAACCTGCCGAACTGGCGCTGGCGCAGGGACGCGACATGCTGTTCGACATCGACTGGCAGGGCGCCCAGCAGCTCAAGGAGAAGATGCGCGCCGACATCGTCTCGATCTTCATCCTGCCTCCGTCGATGAAGGAATTGAAGGCGCGGCTGAAGCGCCGCGCCGAGGATCAGGAAGCGGTGATCGAGACGCGGCTGAAGAACGCCCGCAACGAGATCGAGCACTGGAAGGAATATGACTTCGTCATCGTCAACGACGATCTAGACCGTGCTTTCGCCGAAGTGCGCGGCATCGTCGTGGCAGAGCGGCTGCGCCGCGACCGCCGGCCAGGTCTTTTCGATTTCGTGTCGGGCTTGCTGGACGAGAAGACGGATTGA
- a CDS encoding YicC/YloC family endoribonuclease, giving the protein MNLQSMTGFARAVAEHDGTSIAWEVKSVNGKSVEVRLRLPQGFERLEPVLRQTLQKRFARGNFQATLTIGRAAGAQAQPVVNEVFLKDLAGLAKRLQEQFGVAPATADGLLSLRGVLDVPETIETDEARAALDTAIMAALDVALNGLEQARQGEGAALALLLSGHIDVIETLTLRAEADPSRDTAAIRERIAEQVRLLMDASANLDASRLHMEAAFLATKADIREEIDRLKTHVASGRALLEGGGAVGRKLDFLAQEFNRESNTLCSKSNAAAVTAIGLELKAVVDQFREQVQNLE; this is encoded by the coding sequence ATGAATTTGCAGAGCATGACCGGTTTTGCGCGCGCCGTCGCCGAGCATGACGGCACCTCCATTGCCTGGGAAGTCAAATCCGTCAACGGCAAGAGCGTCGAGGTACGGTTGCGGCTGCCTCAAGGGTTCGAGCGGTTGGAGCCTGTGCTTCGGCAAACGCTGCAGAAGCGTTTCGCGCGCGGCAACTTCCAGGCGACGTTGACCATCGGCCGTGCCGCCGGCGCGCAGGCGCAACCAGTCGTCAACGAGGTGTTTTTGAAAGATCTCGCCGGCCTGGCCAAGCGATTGCAGGAACAGTTCGGCGTCGCGCCCGCAACGGCTGACGGTTTGCTGTCGCTGCGTGGTGTGCTCGACGTTCCCGAAACCATCGAAACCGACGAGGCGCGGGCCGCGCTCGACACCGCCATCATGGCCGCGCTCGACGTGGCGCTGAACGGCCTGGAACAGGCCCGGCAAGGCGAAGGTGCCGCATTGGCCCTGCTTTTGTCCGGTCATATCGACGTTATCGAGACACTGACCCTGCGCGCGGAAGCGGATCCGTCGCGCGATACGGCGGCGATCCGCGAACGCATCGCCGAGCAGGTCAGGCTGTTGATGGATGCATCCGCCAATCTGGATGCAAGCCGATTGCACATGGAGGCGGCGTTTCTTGCCACCAAGGCCGATATTCGCGAGGAGATCGACCGGCTGAAAACGCATGTCGCGTCTGGCCGGGCCTTGCTCGAGGGCGGCGGCGCCGTTGGCCGCAAGCTCGATTTTCTGGCACAGGAATTTAACCGCGAATCGAATACGCTGTGTTCGAAGTCGAATGCCGCCGCCGTCACCGCGATCGGACTGGAACTGAAGGCGGTCGTCGACCAGTTTCGCGAACAGGTCCAGAATCTGGAGTAG
- the mltG gene encoding endolytic transglycosylase MltG, whose protein sequence is MNFVISAVMLIVLAAGVALYFGKQEFTEPGPSANGDTFLVKPSTGVQDIADQLERRGLISDARVFRLGVRAFGNDSALKAGEYEIKPRASMRDIMELLKSGKSVMYSLTIPEGLTVEQALQRIADEPALSGDMPAKTPPEGSLATDTLRFTRGATRQQMVDKLLADQKKLVDEVWQRRSPDLPLASVEDFVTLASIVEKETGKGDERSRVAAVFLNRLAKGMRLQSDPTIIYGLFGGKGKPADRPIYQSDIQKQTPYNTYVISGLPPTPIANPGRAALEAVANPSKTDDLYFVADGTGGHVFASTLNEHNENVARYRALQKKQADEAAKAAAAAGASGSADKPADDKPADEKPAIDSGIDGDAGGDAGAAQ, encoded by the coding sequence ATGAACTTCGTCATCTCGGCGGTGATGCTGATCGTTCTGGCGGCGGGCGTGGCCCTCTATTTCGGCAAGCAGGAGTTTACCGAACCCGGCCCATCCGCCAATGGCGACACTTTCCTCGTCAAGCCCAGCACCGGCGTCCAGGACATTGCCGACCAGCTCGAGCGCCGCGGATTGATCAGCGACGCCCGCGTATTCCGCCTCGGGGTGCGTGCCTTCGGCAACGATTCCGCGCTCAAGGCCGGTGAGTACGAGATCAAGCCCAGGGCATCCATGCGCGACATCATGGAACTGCTGAAGAGCGGCAAGTCGGTGATGTATTCGCTGACTATTCCCGAGGGGCTGACGGTCGAGCAGGCCTTGCAGCGCATCGCCGACGAACCGGCTTTGAGCGGCGATATGCCGGCGAAGACACCCCCTGAAGGCAGCCTTGCCACCGACACGCTGCGCTTCACGCGTGGCGCAACGCGTCAGCAGATGGTCGACAAGCTGCTCGCCGATCAGAAGAAACTGGTCGATGAGGTGTGGCAGCGGCGCTCGCCGGATCTGCCCCTGGCCAGCGTCGAGGACTTTGTCACCCTGGCCTCGATCGTCGAGAAGGAAACCGGCAAGGGCGACGAACGCTCGCGCGTGGCCGCCGTCTTCCTGAATCGGTTGGCCAAGGGCATGCGCCTGCAGTCCGATCCGACCATCATCTACGGTCTGTTTGGCGGCAAGGGCAAGCCGGCGGATCGCCCGATCTATCAGTCCGACATCCAGAAGCAGACGCCTTACAACACCTATGTGATCAGCGGCTTGCCGCCGACGCCCATCGCCAATCCAGGCCGCGCGGCCCTCGAGGCCGTGGCCAACCCGTCGAAGACCGACGATCTCTATTTCGTCGCCGACGGCACGGGCGGTCACGTCTTTGCCTCGACGCTGAACGAGCATAATGAAAACGTCGCCCGCTATCGCGCGCTGCAGAAGAAGCAGGCCGATGAGGCAGCCAAGGCCGCTGCTGCCGCCGGTGCCAGCGGCAGTGCCGACAAGCCTGCTGACGACAAGCCAGCTGACGAGAAGCCTGCCATTGACAGCGGCATCGATGGCGATGCTGGCGGTGATGCGGGCGCGGCCCAGTAA
- the fabF gene encoding beta-ketoacyl-ACP synthase II yields MRRVVVTGLGLVSPFGMGFEHGWKELLTGRSAAKRVTEFEVDDLACKIAHVIPRGDGSNGTLNPEAILEPKELRKIGDFILYGIAAADEALKDSGWQPSTEEERCATGVLIGSGIGGLEGIAENAIILKERGPRRISPFFIPGNIINLVSGQVSIRHGLKGPNHAVVTACSTGAHAIGDAARLIIFGDADIMLAGGAESPVTRLSLAGFAACRALSTERNDTPQTASRPYDRDRDGFVMGEGAGVLVLEELEHAKARGAKIYAEVTGYGLTGDAYHITAPAEDGDGAFRCMTAALNRAKLTPADVDYINAHGTSTMADTIELGAVERLVGDAASKISMSSTKSSIGHLLGAAGAAEAIFSILAIRDNIAPATINLDNPERETAIDLVPNKPRVRQIDVALSNSFGFGGTNASLVFQRYNG; encoded by the coding sequence ATGAGGCGTGTCGTCGTCACGGGCCTTGGCCTGGTTTCGCCGTTCGGTATGGGCTTCGAGCACGGCTGGAAGGAACTGCTGACCGGCCGCAGCGCTGCCAAGCGCGTCACCGAGTTCGAGGTGGACGATCTTGCCTGCAAGATCGCCCACGTCATTCCGCGCGGCGACGGCTCCAACGGCACGCTCAATCCCGAAGCCATTCTTGAGCCGAAGGAACTCCGCAAGATCGGCGACTTCATCCTGTACGGGATCGCGGCCGCCGATGAAGCGCTGAAGGATTCCGGCTGGCAGCCTTCAACCGAGGAGGAGCGTTGCGCCACCGGTGTGCTGATCGGCTCCGGTATCGGCGGTCTTGAGGGCATCGCCGAGAACGCGATCATCCTCAAGGAACGCGGCCCGCGACGCATCAGCCCGTTCTTCATTCCCGGAAACATCATCAATCTCGTGTCGGGCCAGGTTTCGATCCGGCACGGGTTGAAAGGCCCCAACCACGCTGTCGTCACCGCTTGCTCGACCGGCGCGCACGCCATTGGCGACGCCGCCCGGCTGATCATCTTCGGCGATGCCGACATCATGCTGGCTGGCGGCGCCGAATCGCCGGTGACCCGGCTGTCGCTCGCCGGCTTCGCCGCATGCCGGGCGCTGTCGACCGAGCGCAACGATACCCCGCAAACGGCCTCGCGGCCCTATGACCGCGACCGTGACGGCTTCGTCATGGGCGAGGGCGCCGGCGTCCTCGTGCTGGAGGAGCTTGAGCATGCCAAGGCGCGCGGCGCCAAGATCTATGCCGAGGTGACCGGCTACGGCCTGACCGGCGATGCCTATCACATCACCGCACCGGCTGAAGATGGCGATGGCGCTTTCCGTTGCATGACGGCGGCGTTGAACCGGGCAAAGCTTACGCCGGCCGATGTCGACTACATCAATGCGCACGGCACCTCGACCATGGCCGATACGATCGAACTCGGCGCCGTCGAGCGGCTGGTCGGCGATGCGGCGTCGAAGATTTCGATGTCGTCGACCAAGTCGTCGATCGGCCATTTGCTGGGAGCGGCAGGCGCGGCCGAAGCGATCTTTTCGATTCTCGCCATCCGCGACAATATCGCACCGGCGACCATCAACCTCGACAATCCAGAACGCGAAACGGCGATCGACCTGGTGCCGAACAAGCCACGCGTCCGCCAGATCGACGTGGCACTGTCCAATTCCTTCGGCTTCGGTGGCACCAACGCCTCGCTCGTCTTCCAGCGGTATAATGGCTGA
- a CDS encoding acyl carrier protein, with amino-acid sequence MSDTAERVKKIVIEHLGVDADKVTEQASFIDDLGADSLDTVELVMAFEEEFGVEIPDDAAETILTVGDAVKYIDKASA; translated from the coding sequence ATGAGTGACACCGCAGAGCGCGTCAAGAAGATCGTCATCGAGCACCTTGGCGTCGATGCCGACAAAGTGACGGAGCAGGCGAGCTTCATCGATGATCTGGGCGCTGACAGCCTCGACACGGTTGAACTCGTCATGGCGTTTGAAGAAGAATTCGGCGTCGAGATCCCCGATGACGCGGCCGAGACCATCCTGACGGTCGGCGATGCGGTGAAGTACATCGACAAGGCTTCGGCCTGA
- the fabG gene encoding 3-oxoacyl-[acyl-carrier-protein] reductase, with protein sequence MFELTGRKALVTGASGGIGEAIARVLHAQGATVGLHGTRVEKLETLASELGDRVKLFPANLSNRDEVKALGQKAEADLEGVDILVNNAGITKDGLFVRMSDADWDTVLEVNLTAVFRLTRELTHPMMRRRHGRIINITSVVGVTGNPGQANYCASKAGMIGLSKSLAQEIATRNITVNCVAPGFIESAMTDKLNDKQKEAIMAAIPTKRMGTSAEVASAVAYLASNEAAYITGQTIHVNGGMAMI encoded by the coding sequence ATGTTCGAACTGACCGGCCGCAAGGCGCTTGTCACCGGCGCATCGGGGGGCATCGGCGAGGCGATCGCCAGGGTGTTGCATGCGCAAGGCGCGACCGTCGGCCTGCACGGCACGCGCGTTGAGAAACTGGAGACGCTGGCCTCCGAATTGGGCGACCGGGTCAAGCTGTTCCCGGCCAACCTGTCGAACCGTGACGAGGTCAAGGCACTCGGCCAGAAGGCGGAGGCCGATCTCGAGGGCGTCGACATCCTGGTCAACAATGCCGGCATCACCAAGGACGGCCTGTTCGTGCGCATGTCGGACGCCGACTGGGATACGGTGCTGGAGGTCAATCTCACCGCCGTTTTCCGGCTGACCCGTGAACTCACTCACCCGATGATGCGCCGCCGCCATGGCCGCATCATCAACATCACTTCGGTGGTCGGGGTGACCGGCAATCCCGGCCAGGCGAATTACTGCGCCTCCAAGGCCGGCATGATCGGCTTGTCCAAATCGCTGGCGCAGGAGATCGCCACCCGCAACATCACCGTCAACTGCGTCGCGCCGGGCTTCATCGAATCGGCGATGACCGACAAGCTCAATGACAAGCAGAAAGAGGCGATCATGGCGGCGATCCCCACCAAGCGCATGGGCACCAGTGCCGAAGTGGCGTCCGCCGTTGCTTATCTGGCTTCGAACGAGGCCGCCTACATAACCGGGCAGACCATTCATGTGAATGGCGGTATGGCGATGATCTGA
- the fabD gene encoding ACP S-malonyltransferase, which produces MAVAFTFPGQGSQAVGMGKDLADAFPEARRIFQEVDDALGENLSKLIWEGPEETLTLTANAQPALMAVSLAAVKALESRGFSLKDKVAYVAGHSLGEYSALAAAGFVSVADAARLLRIRGNAMQAAVPAGEGAMAAIIGLEQADVEAACAEAALGAGKGAVCQVANDNGGGQLVISGAKAAVELAAKLCTEKGAKRALMLQVSAPFHSALMTPAANVMREALAGVTKTAPIVPVVSNVSVQPSTDPDGIAGRLVEQVTGRVRWRETVEWFGANGVTTLYEIGAGKVLSGLARRINRDIATASVGSAAEVEAAMAAL; this is translated from the coding sequence ATGGCCGTTGCATTCACCTTTCCGGGACAGGGTAGCCAGGCTGTCGGCATGGGCAAGGATCTTGCGGATGCCTTTCCCGAGGCACGCAGGATTTTCCAGGAAGTCGATGACGCGCTCGGCGAAAACCTGTCGAAGCTGATCTGGGAAGGTCCCGAAGAGACGCTGACGCTGACGGCCAACGCGCAGCCGGCGCTGATGGCGGTGTCGCTTGCCGCCGTCAAGGCGCTGGAATCGCGCGGCTTCTCGCTGAAGGACAAGGTCGCTTATGTCGCCGGCCATTCGCTGGGCGAATATTCGGCACTCGCCGCCGCCGGCTTCGTTTCCGTTGCCGATGCCGCCCGCCTGCTGCGCATCCGCGGCAACGCCATGCAGGCAGCGGTGCCGGCCGGCGAGGGCGCCATGGCGGCGATCATCGGGTTGGAGCAGGCCGATGTCGAAGCCGCCTGTGCTGAGGCCGCCCTTGGGGCCGGCAAGGGGGCCGTCTGCCAGGTGGCGAACGACAATGGCGGCGGCCAACTGGTCATATCAGGGGCGAAGGCGGCGGTTGAACTGGCAGCGAAACTGTGCACCGAAAAAGGCGCCAAACGGGCGCTGATGCTGCAGGTTTCGGCGCCCTTCCATTCCGCGCTGATGACGCCGGCCGCCAATGTCATGCGCGAGGCACTTGCCGGCGTGACAAAGACCGCGCCAATCGTTCCCGTGGTGTCCAACGTATCGGTGCAGCCGTCGACCGATCCCGACGGGATCGCCGGGCGGCTGGTCGAGCAGGTGACCGGTCGCGTCCGCTGGCGCGAAACGGTGGAGTGGTTCGGCGCCAACGGCGTCACCACGCTTTACGAGATCGGTGCCGGCAAGGTGCTCTCAGGACTGGCTCGTCGCATCAACCGCGACATCGCCACCGCCTCCGTGGGTTCCGCAGCCGAGGTCGAGGCGGCTATGGCTGCGCTGTGA
- a CDS encoding LTA synthase family protein: MTWVVFGREVEVAKSFKRAGNAAPQFLEDDPSTGYLPDRRWPVVRYGLISLAISAVLVFAIELIVRGDVAGTVFFFLQPFKPGWTTIVVFALVLIGLDAVLGRSHQSLMIVAPLTLSLAFVGHQKSHYLGDPLYPTDFLYARQIFALLPLLVRERPMTALAMVAGIVAGLSLLVYGWRLWRCKVPALSRKGRLARLTLAVPLLAFFVSIMDYATFSWTRDRLQIIPIMWDQKENYASNGFALAFALNVPMAHVSAPPGYSDKAIAAIERPEVTASVPAQKPDIIIVMSESFWDPTKLPGVTITPDPMPNVRALRSGSMFSPEFGGMTANIEFEALTGFSNAFLPAGSIPYQQYVRTPTPSMATFLKSQGYRARAIHPGTNWFWNRGAVYADFGFNDFKSEETLPPMEKRGPLASDAAMTDEIIREADASEDPVFFFAVSLQNHGPYEPNRYSNPTHSVQAPISQWARDSLLSYAEGSADADRGLERLIEWAKRRERPTIVAFFGDHLPPLGPVYVETGFLKDNVAPRKEPTPEAALEHHATPLIIWSNRSGPVENLGTVSPAFLPYHILTAAGITHPYYTGFLGEMRERYRVVDRNLLLTPAGAATPDWSRQKEIDPAIRDFRLIQYDMMFGKRHAAPDFFPETVDKIVAHTS, encoded by the coding sequence ATGACGTGGGTTGTCTTTGGGCGGGAAGTTGAAGTGGCAAAGAGTTTCAAACGTGCCGGCAACGCGGCGCCGCAGTTCCTGGAAGACGATCCGTCCACCGGCTATCTGCCGGACCGTAGATGGCCTGTCGTCCGCTACGGGCTGATCAGCCTGGCGATCTCGGCCGTCCTGGTGTTCGCCATCGAACTGATCGTGCGCGGTGATGTCGCCGGCACCGTTTTCTTCTTCCTGCAGCCGTTCAAGCCGGGCTGGACAACTATCGTCGTCTTCGCGCTGGTCCTGATCGGTCTCGACGCGGTGCTCGGCCGCAGCCATCAGAGCCTGATGATCGTCGCGCCGCTGACCTTGTCGCTGGCCTTTGTCGGCCACCAGAAGTCGCATTATCTCGGCGATCCGCTCTACCCGACGGATTTCCTCTACGCCCGCCAGATCTTCGCCCTGCTGCCGCTCTTGGTGCGCGAGCGGCCAATGACAGCGCTGGCCATGGTCGCGGGCATCGTCGCCGGCCTGTCCCTGCTCGTCTACGGCTGGCGGCTATGGCGCTGCAAGGTTCCGGCCCTCAGCCGCAAGGGCCGCCTTGCCCGGCTGACGCTGGCGGTGCCGCTGCTCGCCTTCTTCGTCTCGATCATGGATTACGCCACCTTCTCGTGGACCAGGGACCGGCTGCAGATCATCCCGATCATGTGGGACCAGAAGGAAAACTACGCCTCCAACGGCTTCGCGCTCGCCTTCGCGCTCAACGTGCCGATGGCGCATGTCTCGGCACCGCCGGGCTATTCCGACAAGGCGATCGCGGCGATCGAGCGGCCCGAGGTGACCGCCTCGGTGCCGGCCCAGAAGCCGGACATCATCATCGTCATGAGCGAATCCTTCTGGGATCCAACCAAGCTACCCGGAGTCACCATCACTCCCGATCCGATGCCCAATGTGCGGGCGCTCCGCTCGGGCTCGATGTTCTCGCCCGAATTCGGCGGCATGACCGCCAACATCGAATTCGAAGCGCTGACCGGCTTTTCCAATGCTTTCCTGCCGGCCGGCAGCATCCCCTACCAGCAATATGTCCGCACCCCGACGCCGTCGATGGCGACCTTCCTGAAGAGCCAAGGCTATAGGGCACGCGCCATCCATCCAGGCACGAACTGGTTCTGGAACCGCGGCGCGGTCTATGCCGATTTCGGTTTCAACGACTTCAAATCGGAAGAGACGCTGCCGCCCATGGAAAAGCGCGGACCGCTGGCATCCGACGCGGCGATGACCGACGAGATCATACGCGAAGCGGACGCCAGCGAGGACCCGGTGTTCTTCTTCGCCGTCAGTCTGCAGAACCACGGCCCCTATGAACCGAACCGTTATTCGAATCCGACCCATTCGGTGCAAGCGCCGATCAGCCAGTGGGCGCGCGATTCGCTGCTCTCCTACGCCGAAGGTTCAGCCGACGCGGACCGCGGCCTTGAACGGCTGATCGAATGGGCCAAGAGGCGCGAGCGGCCCACGATTGTCGCCTTTTTCGGTGACCACCTGCCGCCGCTCGGACCGGTCTATGTCGAGACCGGCTTCCTGAAGGACAACGTCGCGCCGCGCAAGGAACCGACGCCGGAAGCCGCCCTCGAACATCACGCGACACCGCTGATCATCTGGTCGAACCGCTCCGGCCCGGTCGAGAATCTGGGCACGGTCAGCCCCGCGTTCCTGCCCTATCACATCCTCACCGCCGCCGGCATCACCCACCCTTACTACACCGGCTTCCTGGGCGAGATGCGGGAGCGCTATCGTGTCGTCGACCGCAACCTGCTGCTCACGCCGGCCGGGGCGGCCACGCCAGACTGGTCGCGTCAGAAAGAGATTGACCCGGCGATCCGCGACTTCCGGCTGATCCAGTACGACATGATGTTCGGCAAGCGCCATGCAGCGCCCGACTTCTTCCCCGAAACGGTCGACAAGATCGTCGCCCATACGAGTTGA
- the rpsF gene encoding 30S ribosomal protein S6, producing the protein MALYEHVFLARQDLSQQQVDALVEQYKGVISANGGSVGRVENWGLKSLTYRVNKNRKAYYTLMDLTCPPAALNEMERQMGLSEDVLRFLTIKVEAHEEGPSAMMQKREERSERGGFGDRDRGDRPARSFGDRGDRGPRSFGDREGGDRGPRRPREGFEGGAE; encoded by the coding sequence ATGGCTCTTTACGAACATGTGTTTCTTGCCCGGCAGGACCTCTCGCAGCAGCAGGTCGATGCGCTTGTCGAACAGTACAAGGGCGTCATCTCAGCGAATGGCGGGTCTGTCGGCCGGGTCGAGAACTGGGGACTGAAGTCCCTCACCTACCGGGTCAACAAGAACCGGAAGGCATACTACACGCTGATGGACCTCACCTGCCCGCCGGCAGCGCTCAACGAGATGGAGCGCCAGATGGGTCTGTCCGAGGACGTGCTGCGCTTCCTGACCATCAAGGTCGAGGCGCATGAGGAAGGCCCTTCGGCCATGATGCAGAAGCGCGAAGAGCGCTCCGAGCGCGGTGGCTTCGGCGATCGCGACCGTGGCGATCGGCCGGCCCGCAGCTTCGGCGACCGCGGCGATCGTGGCCCGCGTTCGTTCGGCGATCGCGAAGGCGGCGACCGTGGTCCGCGCCGTCCGCGCGAAGGTTTTGAAGGGGGTGCAGAATAA
- the rpsR gene encoding 30S ribosomal protein S18, which yields MVDINQIPTRRPFHRRRKTCPFSGANAPKIDYKDVRLLQRYISERGKIVPSRITAVSQKKQRELAKAIKRARFLGLLPYVVR from the coding sequence ATGGTCGACATCAACCAGATCCCGACCCGGCGCCCTTTCCATCGCCGCCGCAAGACCTGCCCGTTCTCCGGCGCCAACGCCCCGAAGATCGACTACAAGGACGTGCGTCTTTTGCAGCGCTACATTTCCGAGCGCGGCAAGATCGTGCCGTCGCGCATCACCGCGGTCAGCCAGAAGAAGCAGCGCGAGCTCGCCAAGGCAATCAAGCGCGCCCGTTTCCTCGGCCTGCTGCCCTACGTGGTTCGCTAA
- the rplI gene encoding 50S ribosomal protein L9 encodes MDVILLERVSRLGQMGDTVKVKDGFARNFLLPQGKALRANEANKKKFEGQRAQLEARNLERKSEAAEVAEKLDGKSFIAVRSAGETGQLYGSVSTRDIADLLTAEGFTVNRNQIQLNQPIKTIGVTNVAIALHPEVEVTITLNIARTADEAERQAKGETLTTAEAIYGDDINDNARPENFFDPNAEFEGGEENA; translated from the coding sequence ATGGACGTCATCCTTCTCGAACGCGTCTCCCGCCTCGGCCAGATGGGCGATACCGTCAAGGTCAAGGACGGTTTCGCCCGCAACTTCCTGCTGCCGCAGGGCAAGGCGTTGCGCGCCAACGAAGCCAACAAGAAGAAGTTCGAAGGCCAGCGCGCCCAGCTCGAAGCCCGCAACCTTGAGCGCAAGTCGGAAGCCGCAGAGGTTGCCGAAAAGCTGGACGGCAAGAGCTTCATCGCCGTTCGCTCGGCCGGTGAGACCGGTCAGCTCTACGGTTCGGTGTCGACGCGCGACATCGCCGACCTGCTGACCGCGGAAGGCTTCACGGTCAACCGCAACCAGATCCAGCTCAACCAGCCAATCAAGACCATCGGCGTCACCAATGTGGCGATCGCGCTGCATCCGGAAGTCGAAGTCACCATAACGCTCAACATCGCCCGCACGGCTGACGAAGCCGAGCGCCAGGCCAAGGGCGAGACGCTGACCACCGCCGAAGCCATTTATGGCGACGACATCAACGACAATGCGCGGCCGGAAAACTTCTTCGATCCGAATGCCGAGTTCGAAGGCGGCGAAGAAAACGCCTGA